In Oryza brachyantha chromosome 2, ObraRS2, whole genome shotgun sequence, a single window of DNA contains:
- the LOC102710467 gene encoding mediator of RNA polymerase II transcription subunit 30-like has product MAAARRRQELAGEGQRHLEEAIAAAFQILTSIDHELSDPALWSSSQHQQQQQDPPAAAGSDAAPGGGRGASPSHGGSLDEARHSYKTAVAALRASITAVSSCRAQEIGPTEDKGDTAEIKKLEDRVSVLRKEIESKNKDVKCLVDHLRDLISDVSMWQSSGI; this is encoded by the exons ATGGctgcggcgaggcggcgccagGAGCTGGCCGGCGAGGGGCAGCGTCACCTGGAGGAGGCCATCGCGGCGGCCTTCCAGATCCTCACCTCCATCGACCACGAGCTCTCCGACCCCGCGCTCTGGTCCTCCTCTCAgcaccagcaacagcagcaggaCCCGCCTGCAGCTGCTGGCTCCGACGCCGCCCCtggcggcgggcgcggagCGAGCCCTAGCCATGGCGGGTCGCTGGACGAGGCGAGGCACAGTTACAAgacggccgtggcggcgctgcGGGCGTCCATCACTGCGGTATCCTCCTGTCGCGCTCAG GAGATTGGACCAACAGAGGACAAAGGAGATACAGCTGAGATCAAGAAATTGGAAGATCGTGTATCTGTTTTGAGAAAG GAAATTGAAAGCAAAAACAAGGACGTAAAATGCCTCGTAGATCACCTCCGGGACTTAATATCGGATGTATCTATGTGGCAGAGCTCAGGTATATAA
- the LOC102720493 gene encoding NDR1/HIN1-like protein 6, with amino-acid sequence MTLHGDEGDLEAGVAGHTPAPPDRPGKTKQKRRSCCCRVACAALVLVVAVAAVAGALYLALDPKLPLYAVEVLNVSAFDMDYEMTARARFDADVRFENPNRAIGISYEAGSSLAVYYGSYRLSEGSLPAFYQGHGDAAVVRVAMSEAQLAGTGVVEAMRHVNEDDGELPLVFRGVVPVRVKVGRVTAAKMTPRIRCDLVLDRLSTEGEIRVKKMSCKIKLW; translated from the coding sequence ATGACGCTccacggcgacgagggcgacCTCGAGGCCGGAGTCGCCGGAcacacgccggcgccgccggatcGCCCAGGCAAAACGAAGCAGAAGAggcgcagctgctgctgccgggTCGCCTGCGCGGCGCTCGTCCTggtggtcgccgtcgccgccgtcgccggggcgCTGTACCTGGCGCTGGACCCGAAGCTGCCGCTGTACGCGGTGGAGGTGCTCAACGTGTCGGCCTTCGACATGGACTACGAGATGACGGCGCGCGCCAGGTTCGACGCGGACGTGCGGTTCGAGAACCCGAACCGCGCCATCGGCATCTCGTACGAGGCCGGGTCCAGCCTCGCGGTGTACTACGGCAGCTACCGGCTGTCGGAGGGCTCGCTGCCGGCGTTCTACCAGGGccacggcgacgccgccgtggtgCGCGTGGCGATGAGCGAGGCGCAGCTGGCGGGCACGGGGGTGGTGGAGGCGATGCGGCACGTgaacgaggacgacggcgagctgcCGCTCGTGTTCCGCGGCGTGGTGCCGGTGCGGGTGAAGGTTGGGCgggtgacggcggcgaagaTGACGCCGAGAATCAGGTGCGACCTGGTGCTGGACAGGCTCAGCACCGAGGGCGAGATTAGGGTCAAGAAGATGAGCTGCAAGATTAAGCTCTGGTGA
- the LOC102720771 gene encoding uncharacterized protein LOC102720771 codes for MEPDMVIGRRDGAGGAREERRRKAELVQETVRELLEDRRRERQRRDGDGGTEEEDEDGLLSSLLSKVDAMQKNDDLNFHANSEDRQETGNEVKLRDIAKDLNKIKRQNMITHILLGTVIVMTAVWQFNEVSFLLAVKKKLSNPFKSLGELIKGSLKGRGRPMIEAPPLPPVGVPDVTRNDLPLLLISNGNGNDDD; via the exons ATGGAACCGGACATGGTCATCGGGCGCCGAGATGGGGCtggcggcgcgagggaggagcggaggaggaaggcTGAGCTGGTGCAGGAAACCGTCCGTGAGCTCCTGGAGGACAGGAGGAGGGAGCGCCAGCGCCGCGATGGAGACGGGGGCaccgaggaagaagacgaagacggCCTCCTCTCGTCGTTGCTCTCCAAG GTGGATGCAATGCAAAAGAATGACGATTTGAACTTCCATGCTAATTCTGAGGATAGACAAGAAACCGGCAACGAGGTCAAGTTACGCGACATAGCCAAAGACCTGAACAAAATCAAGAGGCAGAACATGATCACTCACATTCTACTCGGCACCGTCATTGTCATGACCGCCGTCTGGCAATTCAACGAGGTGTCGTTTCTCCTGGCCGTGAAGAAAAAACTGAGCAATCCTTTCAAGTCACTGGGGGAGTTGATCAAGGGTTCCctgaaggggagagggaggccgaTGATCGAGGCACCACCGTTGCCCCCAGTTGGCGTCCCTGATGTTACTAGGAATGATTTGCCATTGCTACTCATCAGCAACGGCAACGGCAATGATGATGACTGA
- the LOC102710661 gene encoding gamma carbonic anhydrase-like 1, mitochondrial encodes MAAASLSRLSRRAAAHPSLRRLLLSSSASAPSPAAATPPPPPPSAAAATAPGADRVRWDYRGQRQLVPLGQWMPKVAVDAYVAPEAVLAGQVTVHDGASVWSGAVLRGDLNKITLGFCANVQERCVLHAAWSAPTGLPADTLVDRYVTVGAYCLLRSCTIEPECIIGQHSILMEGSLVETNSILEAGSVLPPGRRVPTGELWAGNPARFVRKLTNEEIMEIPKLSVAINDLMQSHFSEFLPYSTAYLEVEKLKKSFSISL; translated from the exons atggccgccgcctcgctctcGCGCCTCTCCCGCCGGGCCGCGGCGCacccctccctccgccgcctcctcctctcctcctccgcatcGGCCCCTTCCCCGGCCGCGgcgacgcctccgccgccgcccccttccgcggccgcggccaccgcgccGGGGGCGGATCGGGTGCGGTGGGACTACCGCGGGCAGCGCCAGCTGGTGCCCCTGGGGCAGTGGATGCCCAAGGTGGCCGTCGACGCGTACGTCGCCCCCGAGGCCGTGCTGGCTGGGCAGGTCACCGTCCACGACGGCGCCTCCGTGTGGAGCGGCGCCGTGCTGCGGGGAGATCTCAACAAGATCACCCTCGGCTTCTGCGCCAACGTCCAGGAGCGATGCGTCCTCCACGCCGCCTGGTCAGCCCCCACAG GACTTCCTGCCGATACCCTTGTTGACCGGTATGTGACAGTGGGTGCATACTGTCTTTTGCGCTCATGTACTATTGAACCTGAGTGCATCATCGGTCAGCATTCCATCCTCATGGAAGGTTCATTGGTTGAAACCAACTCTATCCTTGAAGCTGGTTCTGTCCTACCCCCTGGCAGGAGGGTTCCGACCGGTGAGCTCTGGGCTGGCAATCCAGCGAGGTTCGTTCGGAAGTTAACCAATGAAGAGATCATGGAGATCCCAAAGCTCTCAGTGGCTATCAACGATTTGATGCAAAGCCATTTTTCAGAATTCCTCCCGTACTCCACTGCTTATTTGGAGGTAGAGAAGTTGAAGAAGTCGTTTTCAATTTCTCTATAA